One window of the Eucalyptus grandis isolate ANBG69807.140 chromosome 8, ASM1654582v1, whole genome shotgun sequence genome contains the following:
- the LOC104416097 gene encoding glutathione transferase GST 23 produces the protein MANPEEVKLLGLWVSPFVWRVEWALKLKGIAYDYIEEDILNKSALLLRLNPAHQKVPVLVHGGRVICESFLILEYIDETWKQSPLLPQDPYDRAMARFWASVAEGQLLKNAWIALISEGEEKERAIEFATEVLGHFEGVIEGKAFFGGEGIGYLDLAIGWISHSLPVYDEVGSMKILDPAKFPAMVAWTGRFVEHPAIKENLPPRDKLVVYFRNKRSQIMASKSHA, from the exons ATGGCGAACCCAGAGGAAGTAAAGCTCTTGGGGCTCTGGGTCAGCCCCTTCGTGTGGAGGGTGGAGTGGGCATTGAAGctcaagggcatagcctacgaCTACATCGAGGAAGACATCCTCAACAAGAGCGCTCTGCTTCTGCGGCTCAACCCTGCTCACCAGAAAGTCCCTGTCCTCGTCCATGGAGGCAGAGTGATCTGCGAGTCGTTCCTAATCCTCGAGTACATCGACGAGACCTGGAAGCAGAGCCCTCTGCTCCCTCAAGATCCTTATGACAGAGCCATGGCTCGATTCTGGGCTTCAGTTGCAGAAGGCCag CTTTTAAAGAATGCTTGGATTGCTCTGATCTCTGagggagaggaaaaggaaagagccATAGAATTTGCCACTGAAGTTTTGGGACACTTTGAGGGAGTGATCGAAGGCAAGGCCTTCTTTGGTGGTGAGGGAATTGGGTACTTGGACCTTGCAATCGGTTGGATCTCTCACTCGCTGCCCGTTTATGACGAGGTCGGTTCAATGAAGATCCTTGACCCGGCAAAGTTCCCTGCCATGGTGGCATGGACCGGCAGGTTTGTTGAGCACCCTGCGATCAAGGAAAACTTGCCGCCAAGGGACAAGCTGGTGGTCTATTTCCGCAACAAGCGCAGCCAAATAATGGCTTCCAAAAGTCATGCCTAA